In Meriones unguiculatus strain TT.TT164.6M chromosome 17, Bangor_MerUng_6.1, whole genome shotgun sequence, a single window of DNA contains:
- the Arvcf gene encoding splicing regulator ARVCF isoform X7 translates to MPAELRQEQSPGSQASLATMPEAPEVLEETVTVEEDPGTPTSHVSIVTSEDGTTRRTETKVTKTVKTVTTRTVRQVPLGPDGLPLLDGGPPLGSFADGPLDRHFLLRGGGPAATLSRAYLSSGGGFPDGSEPRDIPSYGSLSRGFGVRPPRTGLLGPGPGDGCFTLPSRREAFPMGSESGPPSGRSLPEHFQAEPYGLEDDTRSLAADDEGGPDLEPDYSTAARRRPEYGQSLRARAFEDTADDAGELIDERPPFPAATAPLAQPERGSLGSLDRVVRRSPSLDSTRKEPRWRDPELPEVLAMLRHPVDPVKANAAAYLQHLCFENEGIKRRVRQLRGLPLLVALLDHPRAEVRRRACGALRNLSYGRDADNKAAIRDCGGVPALVRLLRAARDNEVRELVTGTLWNLSSYEPLKMVIIDHGLQTLTHEVIVPHSGWEREPNEDSKPRDAEWTTVFKNTSGCLRNVSSDGAEARRRLRECEGLVDALLHALQSAVGRKDTDNKSVENCVCIMRNLSYHVHKEVPGADRYQEAEPGIPGSATASQRRRKDDASCFGGKKAKGKKDGEMDRNFDTLDLPKRTEAAKGFELLYQPEVVRLYLSLLTESRNFNTLEAAAGALQNLSAGNWTWATYIRATVRKERGLPVLVELLQSETDKVVRAVAIALRNLSLDQRNKDLIGSYAMTELVRNVRNAQAPAHPSALLEEDTVVAVLNTIHEIVSDSLDNARSLLQARGVPALVALVASSQSVREAKAASHVLQTVWSYKELRGALQRDGWTKARFQSANTAKGPKGTPSSGGFDDSTLPLVDKNLDGEKPATRDVIPMDTLGPDGYATVDRRERRTLGSDSTGEASEKELLKGPGSAVCS, encoded by the exons ATGCCGGCCGAACTCAGACAG GAGCAGAGCCCGGGTAGCCAGGCATCGCTGGCCACGATGCCAGAGGCACCTGAGGTGCTGGAGGAGACGGTGACAGTAGAGGAAGACCCTGGCACACCCACCTCTCATGTGTCCATTGTCACATCAGAAGATGGTACAACCCGGCGCACTGAGACTAAG GTTACCAAGACGGTCAAGACTGTGACCACAAGGACAGTTCGCCAGGTGCCGCTGGGCCCAGATGGACTCCCCCTGCTGGATGGTGGCCCCCCACTTGGCTCTTTTGCCGATGGGCCCCTGGACCGGCATTTCCTGCTACGTGGGGGTGGCCCAGCAGCCACACTCTCCCGAGCCTACCTCAGCAGCGGAGGTGGCTTTCCTGATGGCTCTGAGCCCCGTGATATTCCAAGCTATGGCAGCCTGTCCCGAGGGTTTGGGGTACGGCCCCCACGTACTGGCCTCCTGGGCCCAGGACCTGGTGATGGCTGTTTCACACTGCCTAGCCGCCGAGAAGCCTTCCCCATGGGCTCTGAGTCTGGACCACCGAGTGGCCGCTCCCTGCCTGAGCACTTCCAAGCTGAACCATATGGCCTGGAGGATGATACTCGGAGCTTGGCTGCTGATGACGAGGGAGGCCCTGACCTGGAGCCCGACTATAGCACAGCAGCACGGAGGAGACCTGAGTATGGGCAGAGCCTCCGTGCCAG GGCCTTTGAGGACACAGCAGACGACGCCGGGGAGCTGATAGATGAGCGGCCTCCGTTCCCAGCAGCAACAGCCCCTCTGGCCCAGCCTGAGAGAGGCAGCCTGGGCAGCTTGGACCGAGTAGTGCGACGCTCGCCTTCGTTGGATAGCACCCGAAAGGAGCCACGCTGGCGGGATCCCGAGCTGCCAGAGGTGCTGGCCATGCTGCGGCACCCAGTGGACCCCGTGAAGGCCAACGCGGCGGCCTACCTGCAGCACCTCTGCTTTGAGAACGAGGGCATCAAGCGGCGAGTGCGGCAGCTGCGCGGGCTGCCCCTGCTCGTGGCGTTATTAGATCACCCTCGGGCTGAGGTGCGCCGCCGGGCCTGTGGGGCGCTGCGCAACCTCTCCTACGGCCGCGATGCCGACAACAAGGCTGCCATCCGAGACTGTGGGGGTGTGCCAGCCCTGGTGCGCCTGCTGCGGGCTGCCCGGGACAATGAGGTCCGTGAGCTGGTCACTG GCACACTCTGGAACCTGTCATCCTACGAGCCCCTGAAGATGGTCATCATTGACCACGGCTTACAGACCCTGACCCATGAAGTCATCGTGCCCCACTCAGGCTGGGAGCGAGAGCCTAATGAAGACTCGAAGCCCCGGGATGCCGAGTGGACAACAGTCTTCAAGAACACATCAGGCTGCCTGAG GAATGTGAGCTCAGATGGTGCCGAGGCCCGGAGGCGACTCCGTGAGTGCGAAGGGTTGGTGGATGCGCTCCTACACGCCCTGCAGTCAGCTGTGGGAAGGAAGGACACAGACAATAAG TCAGTAGAGAACTGCGTGTGCATCATGCGGAACCTGTCCTACCACGTGCACAAGGAGGTGCCAGGGGCTGACAGGTACCAGGAGGCCGAGCCTGGGATCCCGGGCAGTGCTACAGCCTCCCAGCGTCGGAGGAAGGATGACGCCAGCTGCTTTGGTGGCAAGAAAGCCAAAG ggaagaaggatggagagatggaccgAAACTTTGACACACTGGACCTTCCTAAACGAACTGAGGCTGCCAAAG GCTTTGAGCTGCTGTACCAGCCCGAGGTGGTACGTCTCTACCTCTCGCTCCTTACGGAGAGCCGGAACTTCAACACCCTGGAAGCTGCAGCTGGTGCCCTCCAAAACCTCAGCGCTGGCAACTGGACG TGGGCCACGTACATCCGTGCCACGGTGCGCAAGGAGCGTGGGCTGCCGGTGCTGGTGGAACTGCTTCAGTCTGAGACGGACAAGGTGGTTCGTGCTGTTGCCATCGCGCTGCGCAACCTTTCACTAGACCAGCGTAACAAAGACCTCATTG GGAGCTATGCCATGACGGAGCTGGTTCGGAATGTCCGCAATGCACAGGCTCCTGCCCACCCTAGTGCCCTCCTGGAGGAGGATACGGTGGTAGCTGTGCTCAACACCATCCATGAGATTGTGTCTGACAGTTTGGACAATGCTCGCTCCCTCCTGCAGGCCCGCGGTGTGCCTGCGCTGGTGGCACTGGTGGCCTCCAG CCAGTCGGTGCGGGAGGCCAAGGCAGCGTCGCACGTGCTGCAGACCGTGTGGAGCTACAAGGAGCTGCGTGGAGCCCTGCAGAGGGACGGCTGGACCAAGGCGCGGTTCCAG TCTGCTAACACTGCCAAAGGACCCAAAGGAACACCAAGTTCTGGGGGCTTTGATGACAGCACACTGCCACTGGTAGACAAGAACCTTG ATGGGGAGAAGCCGGCCACCCGAGATGTGATCCCCATGGATACACTTGGGCCTG ATGGGTATGCCACAGTTGACCGGAGGGAACGGAGGACACTGGGCAGTGACTCCACAGGGGAGGCCTCTGAGAAGGAGCTGTTGAAA GGCCCTGGCTCAGCTGTCTGTTCTTAG
- the Arvcf gene encoding splicing regulator ARVCF isoform X5, producing the protein MPAELRQEQSPGSQASLATMPEAPEVLEETVTVEEDPGTPTSHVSIVTSEDGTTRRTETKVTKTVKTVTTRTVRQVPLGPDGLPLLDGGPPLGSFADGPLDRHFLLRGGGPAATLSRAYLSSGGGFPDGSEPRDIPSYGSLSRGFGVRPPRTGLLGPGPGDGCFTLPSRREAFPMGSESGPPSGRSLPEHFQAEPYGLEDDTRSLAADDEGGPDLEPDYSTAARRRPEYGQSLRARAFEDTADDAGELIDERPPFPAATAPLAQPERGSLGSLDRVVRRSPSLDSTRKEPRWRDPELPEVLAMLRHPVDPVKANAAAYLQHLCFENEGIKRRVRQLRGLPLLVALLDHPRAEVRRRACGALRNLSYGRDADNKAAIRDCGGVPALVRLLRAARDNEVRELVTGTLWNLSSYEPLKMVIIDHGLQTLTHEVIVPHSGWEREPNEDSKPRDAEWTTVFKNTSGCLRNVSSDGAEARRRLRECEGLVDALLHALQSAVGRKDTDNKSVENCVCIMRNLSYHVHKEVPGADRYQEAEPGIPGSATASQRRRKDDASCFGGKKAKGKKDGEMDRNFDTLDLPKRTEAAKGFELLYQPEVVRLYLSLLTESRNFNTLEAAAGALQNLSAGNWTWATYIRATVRKERGLPVLVELLQSETDKVVRAVAIALRNLSLDQRNKDLIGSYAMTELVRNVRNAQAPAHPSALLEEDTVVAVLNTIHEIVSDSLDNARSLLQARGVPALVALVASSQSVREAKAASHVLQTVWSYKELRGALQRDGWTKARFQSANTAKGPKGTPSSGGFDDSTLPLVDKNLDGEKPATRDVIPMDTLGPDGYATVDRRERRTLGSDSTGEASEKELLKPDPGRKAPPPGPSRPSVRLVDAVGDTKPQPVDSWV; encoded by the exons ATGCCGGCCGAACTCAGACAG GAGCAGAGCCCGGGTAGCCAGGCATCGCTGGCCACGATGCCAGAGGCACCTGAGGTGCTGGAGGAGACGGTGACAGTAGAGGAAGACCCTGGCACACCCACCTCTCATGTGTCCATTGTCACATCAGAAGATGGTACAACCCGGCGCACTGAGACTAAG GTTACCAAGACGGTCAAGACTGTGACCACAAGGACAGTTCGCCAGGTGCCGCTGGGCCCAGATGGACTCCCCCTGCTGGATGGTGGCCCCCCACTTGGCTCTTTTGCCGATGGGCCCCTGGACCGGCATTTCCTGCTACGTGGGGGTGGCCCAGCAGCCACACTCTCCCGAGCCTACCTCAGCAGCGGAGGTGGCTTTCCTGATGGCTCTGAGCCCCGTGATATTCCAAGCTATGGCAGCCTGTCCCGAGGGTTTGGGGTACGGCCCCCACGTACTGGCCTCCTGGGCCCAGGACCTGGTGATGGCTGTTTCACACTGCCTAGCCGCCGAGAAGCCTTCCCCATGGGCTCTGAGTCTGGACCACCGAGTGGCCGCTCCCTGCCTGAGCACTTCCAAGCTGAACCATATGGCCTGGAGGATGATACTCGGAGCTTGGCTGCTGATGACGAGGGAGGCCCTGACCTGGAGCCCGACTATAGCACAGCAGCACGGAGGAGACCTGAGTATGGGCAGAGCCTCCGTGCCAG GGCCTTTGAGGACACAGCAGACGACGCCGGGGAGCTGATAGATGAGCGGCCTCCGTTCCCAGCAGCAACAGCCCCTCTGGCCCAGCCTGAGAGAGGCAGCCTGGGCAGCTTGGACCGAGTAGTGCGACGCTCGCCTTCGTTGGATAGCACCCGAAAGGAGCCACGCTGGCGGGATCCCGAGCTGCCAGAGGTGCTGGCCATGCTGCGGCACCCAGTGGACCCCGTGAAGGCCAACGCGGCGGCCTACCTGCAGCACCTCTGCTTTGAGAACGAGGGCATCAAGCGGCGAGTGCGGCAGCTGCGCGGGCTGCCCCTGCTCGTGGCGTTATTAGATCACCCTCGGGCTGAGGTGCGCCGCCGGGCCTGTGGGGCGCTGCGCAACCTCTCCTACGGCCGCGATGCCGACAACAAGGCTGCCATCCGAGACTGTGGGGGTGTGCCAGCCCTGGTGCGCCTGCTGCGGGCTGCCCGGGACAATGAGGTCCGTGAGCTGGTCACTG GCACACTCTGGAACCTGTCATCCTACGAGCCCCTGAAGATGGTCATCATTGACCACGGCTTACAGACCCTGACCCATGAAGTCATCGTGCCCCACTCAGGCTGGGAGCGAGAGCCTAATGAAGACTCGAAGCCCCGGGATGCCGAGTGGACAACAGTCTTCAAGAACACATCAGGCTGCCTGAG GAATGTGAGCTCAGATGGTGCCGAGGCCCGGAGGCGACTCCGTGAGTGCGAAGGGTTGGTGGATGCGCTCCTACACGCCCTGCAGTCAGCTGTGGGAAGGAAGGACACAGACAATAAG TCAGTAGAGAACTGCGTGTGCATCATGCGGAACCTGTCCTACCACGTGCACAAGGAGGTGCCAGGGGCTGACAGGTACCAGGAGGCCGAGCCTGGGATCCCGGGCAGTGCTACAGCCTCCCAGCGTCGGAGGAAGGATGACGCCAGCTGCTTTGGTGGCAAGAAAGCCAAAG ggaagaaggatggagagatggaccgAAACTTTGACACACTGGACCTTCCTAAACGAACTGAGGCTGCCAAAG GCTTTGAGCTGCTGTACCAGCCCGAGGTGGTACGTCTCTACCTCTCGCTCCTTACGGAGAGCCGGAACTTCAACACCCTGGAAGCTGCAGCTGGTGCCCTCCAAAACCTCAGCGCTGGCAACTGGACG TGGGCCACGTACATCCGTGCCACGGTGCGCAAGGAGCGTGGGCTGCCGGTGCTGGTGGAACTGCTTCAGTCTGAGACGGACAAGGTGGTTCGTGCTGTTGCCATCGCGCTGCGCAACCTTTCACTAGACCAGCGTAACAAAGACCTCATTG GGAGCTATGCCATGACGGAGCTGGTTCGGAATGTCCGCAATGCACAGGCTCCTGCCCACCCTAGTGCCCTCCTGGAGGAGGATACGGTGGTAGCTGTGCTCAACACCATCCATGAGATTGTGTCTGACAGTTTGGACAATGCTCGCTCCCTCCTGCAGGCCCGCGGTGTGCCTGCGCTGGTGGCACTGGTGGCCTCCAG CCAGTCGGTGCGGGAGGCCAAGGCAGCGTCGCACGTGCTGCAGACCGTGTGGAGCTACAAGGAGCTGCGTGGAGCCCTGCAGAGGGACGGCTGGACCAAGGCGCGGTTCCAG TCTGCTAACACTGCCAAAGGACCCAAAGGAACACCAAGTTCTGGGGGCTTTGATGACAGCACACTGCCACTGGTAGACAAGAACCTTG ATGGGGAGAAGCCGGCCACCCGAGATGTGATCCCCATGGATACACTTGGGCCTG ATGGGTATGCCACAGTTGACCGGAGGGAACGGAGGACACTGGGCAGTGACTCCACAGGGGAGGCCTCTGAGAAGGAGCTGTTGAAA CCCGACCCTGGCAGGAAGGCCCCTCCGCCTGGGCCCAGCAGGCCCTCGGTCAGGCTTGTGGACGCCGTGGGGGACACTAAACCTCAGCCAGTTGACTCCTGGGTCTAG
- the Arvcf gene encoding splicing regulator ARVCF isoform X4: protein MPAELRQEQSPGSQASLATMPEAPEVLEETVTVEEDPGTPTSHVSIVTSEDGTTRRTETKVTKTVKTVTTRTVRQVPLGPDGLPLLDGGPPLGSFADGPLDRHFLLRGGGPAATLSRAYLSSGGGFPDGSEPRDIPSYGSLSRGFGVRPPRTGLLGPGPGDGCFTLPSRREAFPMGSESGPPSGRSLPEHFQAEPYGLEDDTRSLAADDEGGPDLEPDYSTAARRRPEYGQSLRARAFEDTADDAGELIDERPPFPAATAPLAQPERGSLGSLDRVVRRSPSLDSTRKEPRWRDPELPEVLAMLRHPVDPVKANAAAYLQHLCFENEGIKRRVRQLRGLPLLVALLDHPRAEVRRRACGALRNLSYGRDADNKAAIRDCGGVPALVRLLRAARDNEVRELVTGTLWNLSSYEPLKMVIIDHGLQTLTHEVIVPHSGWEREPNEDSKPRDAEWTTVFKNTSGCLRNVSSDGAEARRRLRECEGLVDALLHALQSAVGRKDTDNKSVENCVCIMRNLSYHVHKEVPGADRYQEAEPGIPGSATASQRRRKDDASCFGGKKAKEEWFHQGKKDGEMDRNFDTLDLPKRTEAAKGFELLYQPEVVRLYLSLLTESRNFNTLEAAAGALQNLSAGNWTWATYIRATVRKERGLPVLVELLQSETDKVVRAVAIALRNLSLDQRNKDLIGSYAMTELVRNVRNAQAPAHPSALLEEDTVVAVLNTIHEIVSDSLDNARSLLQARGVPALVALVASSQSVREAKAASHVLQTVWSYKELRGALQRDGWTKARFQSANTAKGPKGTPSSGGFDDSTLPLVDKNLDGEKPATRDVIPMDTLGPDGYATVDRRERRTLGSDSTGEASEKELLKPDPGRKAPPPGPSRPSVRLVDAVGDTKPQPVDSWV, encoded by the exons ATGCCGGCCGAACTCAGACAG GAGCAGAGCCCGGGTAGCCAGGCATCGCTGGCCACGATGCCAGAGGCACCTGAGGTGCTGGAGGAGACGGTGACAGTAGAGGAAGACCCTGGCACACCCACCTCTCATGTGTCCATTGTCACATCAGAAGATGGTACAACCCGGCGCACTGAGACTAAG GTTACCAAGACGGTCAAGACTGTGACCACAAGGACAGTTCGCCAGGTGCCGCTGGGCCCAGATGGACTCCCCCTGCTGGATGGTGGCCCCCCACTTGGCTCTTTTGCCGATGGGCCCCTGGACCGGCATTTCCTGCTACGTGGGGGTGGCCCAGCAGCCACACTCTCCCGAGCCTACCTCAGCAGCGGAGGTGGCTTTCCTGATGGCTCTGAGCCCCGTGATATTCCAAGCTATGGCAGCCTGTCCCGAGGGTTTGGGGTACGGCCCCCACGTACTGGCCTCCTGGGCCCAGGACCTGGTGATGGCTGTTTCACACTGCCTAGCCGCCGAGAAGCCTTCCCCATGGGCTCTGAGTCTGGACCACCGAGTGGCCGCTCCCTGCCTGAGCACTTCCAAGCTGAACCATATGGCCTGGAGGATGATACTCGGAGCTTGGCTGCTGATGACGAGGGAGGCCCTGACCTGGAGCCCGACTATAGCACAGCAGCACGGAGGAGACCTGAGTATGGGCAGAGCCTCCGTGCCAG GGCCTTTGAGGACACAGCAGACGACGCCGGGGAGCTGATAGATGAGCGGCCTCCGTTCCCAGCAGCAACAGCCCCTCTGGCCCAGCCTGAGAGAGGCAGCCTGGGCAGCTTGGACCGAGTAGTGCGACGCTCGCCTTCGTTGGATAGCACCCGAAAGGAGCCACGCTGGCGGGATCCCGAGCTGCCAGAGGTGCTGGCCATGCTGCGGCACCCAGTGGACCCCGTGAAGGCCAACGCGGCGGCCTACCTGCAGCACCTCTGCTTTGAGAACGAGGGCATCAAGCGGCGAGTGCGGCAGCTGCGCGGGCTGCCCCTGCTCGTGGCGTTATTAGATCACCCTCGGGCTGAGGTGCGCCGCCGGGCCTGTGGGGCGCTGCGCAACCTCTCCTACGGCCGCGATGCCGACAACAAGGCTGCCATCCGAGACTGTGGGGGTGTGCCAGCCCTGGTGCGCCTGCTGCGGGCTGCCCGGGACAATGAGGTCCGTGAGCTGGTCACTG GCACACTCTGGAACCTGTCATCCTACGAGCCCCTGAAGATGGTCATCATTGACCACGGCTTACAGACCCTGACCCATGAAGTCATCGTGCCCCACTCAGGCTGGGAGCGAGAGCCTAATGAAGACTCGAAGCCCCGGGATGCCGAGTGGACAACAGTCTTCAAGAACACATCAGGCTGCCTGAG GAATGTGAGCTCAGATGGTGCCGAGGCCCGGAGGCGACTCCGTGAGTGCGAAGGGTTGGTGGATGCGCTCCTACACGCCCTGCAGTCAGCTGTGGGAAGGAAGGACACAGACAATAAG TCAGTAGAGAACTGCGTGTGCATCATGCGGAACCTGTCCTACCACGTGCACAAGGAGGTGCCAGGGGCTGACAGGTACCAGGAGGCCGAGCCTGGGATCCCGGGCAGTGCTACAGCCTCCCAGCGTCGGAGGAAGGATGACGCCAGCTGCTTTGGTGGCAAGAAAGCCAAAG AGGAGTGGTTCCATCAAG ggaagaaggatggagagatggaccgAAACTTTGACACACTGGACCTTCCTAAACGAACTGAGGCTGCCAAAG GCTTTGAGCTGCTGTACCAGCCCGAGGTGGTACGTCTCTACCTCTCGCTCCTTACGGAGAGCCGGAACTTCAACACCCTGGAAGCTGCAGCTGGTGCCCTCCAAAACCTCAGCGCTGGCAACTGGACG TGGGCCACGTACATCCGTGCCACGGTGCGCAAGGAGCGTGGGCTGCCGGTGCTGGTGGAACTGCTTCAGTCTGAGACGGACAAGGTGGTTCGTGCTGTTGCCATCGCGCTGCGCAACCTTTCACTAGACCAGCGTAACAAAGACCTCATTG GGAGCTATGCCATGACGGAGCTGGTTCGGAATGTCCGCAATGCACAGGCTCCTGCCCACCCTAGTGCCCTCCTGGAGGAGGATACGGTGGTAGCTGTGCTCAACACCATCCATGAGATTGTGTCTGACAGTTTGGACAATGCTCGCTCCCTCCTGCAGGCCCGCGGTGTGCCTGCGCTGGTGGCACTGGTGGCCTCCAG CCAGTCGGTGCGGGAGGCCAAGGCAGCGTCGCACGTGCTGCAGACCGTGTGGAGCTACAAGGAGCTGCGTGGAGCCCTGCAGAGGGACGGCTGGACCAAGGCGCGGTTCCAG TCTGCTAACACTGCCAAAGGACCCAAAGGAACACCAAGTTCTGGGGGCTTTGATGACAGCACACTGCCACTGGTAGACAAGAACCTTG ATGGGGAGAAGCCGGCCACCCGAGATGTGATCCCCATGGATACACTTGGGCCTG ATGGGTATGCCACAGTTGACCGGAGGGAACGGAGGACACTGGGCAGTGACTCCACAGGGGAGGCCTCTGAGAAGGAGCTGTTGAAA CCCGACCCTGGCAGGAAGGCCCCTCCGCCTGGGCCCAGCAGGCCCTCGGTCAGGCTTGTGGACGCCGTGGGGGACACTAAACCTCAGCCAGTTGACTCCTGGGTCTAG
- the Arvcf gene encoding splicing regulator ARVCF isoform X6: MPEAPEVLEETVTVEEDPGTPTSHVSIVTSEDGTTRRTETKVTKTVKTVTTRTVRQVPLGPDGLPLLDGGPPLGSFADGPLDRHFLLRGGGPAATLSRAYLSSGGGFPDGSEPRDIPSYGSLSRGFGVRPPRTGLLGPGPGDGCFTLPSRREAFPMGSESGPPSGRSLPEHFQAEPYGLEDDTRSLAADDEGGPDLEPDYSTAARRRPEYGQSLRARAFEDTADDAGELIDERPPFPAATAPLAQPERGSLGSLDRVVRRSPSLDSTRKEPRWRDPELPEVLAMLRHPVDPVKANAAAYLQHLCFENEGIKRRVRQLRGLPLLVALLDHPRAEVRRRACGALRNLSYGRDADNKAAIRDCGGVPALVRLLRAARDNEVRELVTGTLWNLSSYEPLKMVIIDHGLQTLTHEVIVPHSGWEREPNEDSKPRDAEWTTVFKNTSGCLRNVSSDGAEARRRLRECEGLVDALLHALQSAVGRKDTDNKSVENCVCIMRNLSYHVHKEVPGADRYQEAEPGIPGSATASQRRRKDDASCFGGKKAKEEWFHQGKKDGEMDRNFDTLDLPKRTEAAKGFELLYQPEVVRLYLSLLTESRNFNTLEAAAGALQNLSAGNWTWATYIRATVRKERGLPVLVELLQSETDKVVRAVAIALRNLSLDQRNKDLIGSYAMTELVRNVRNAQAPAHPSALLEEDTVVAVLNTIHEIVSDSLDNARSLLQARGVPALVALVASSQSVREAKAASHVLQTVWSYKELRGALQRDGWTKARFQSANTAKGPKGTPSSGGFDDSTLPLVDKNLDGEKPATRDVIPMDTLGPDGYATVDRRERRTLGSDSTGEASEKELLKPDPGRKAPPPGPSRPSVRLVDAVGDTKPQPVDSWV; the protein is encoded by the exons ATGCCAGAGGCACCTGAGGTGCTGGAGGAGACGGTGACAGTAGAGGAAGACCCTGGCACACCCACCTCTCATGTGTCCATTGTCACATCAGAAGATGGTACAACCCGGCGCACTGAGACTAAG GTTACCAAGACGGTCAAGACTGTGACCACAAGGACAGTTCGCCAGGTGCCGCTGGGCCCAGATGGACTCCCCCTGCTGGATGGTGGCCCCCCACTTGGCTCTTTTGCCGATGGGCCCCTGGACCGGCATTTCCTGCTACGTGGGGGTGGCCCAGCAGCCACACTCTCCCGAGCCTACCTCAGCAGCGGAGGTGGCTTTCCTGATGGCTCTGAGCCCCGTGATATTCCAAGCTATGGCAGCCTGTCCCGAGGGTTTGGGGTACGGCCCCCACGTACTGGCCTCCTGGGCCCAGGACCTGGTGATGGCTGTTTCACACTGCCTAGCCGCCGAGAAGCCTTCCCCATGGGCTCTGAGTCTGGACCACCGAGTGGCCGCTCCCTGCCTGAGCACTTCCAAGCTGAACCATATGGCCTGGAGGATGATACTCGGAGCTTGGCTGCTGATGACGAGGGAGGCCCTGACCTGGAGCCCGACTATAGCACAGCAGCACGGAGGAGACCTGAGTATGGGCAGAGCCTCCGTGCCAG GGCCTTTGAGGACACAGCAGACGACGCCGGGGAGCTGATAGATGAGCGGCCTCCGTTCCCAGCAGCAACAGCCCCTCTGGCCCAGCCTGAGAGAGGCAGCCTGGGCAGCTTGGACCGAGTAGTGCGACGCTCGCCTTCGTTGGATAGCACCCGAAAGGAGCCACGCTGGCGGGATCCCGAGCTGCCAGAGGTGCTGGCCATGCTGCGGCACCCAGTGGACCCCGTGAAGGCCAACGCGGCGGCCTACCTGCAGCACCTCTGCTTTGAGAACGAGGGCATCAAGCGGCGAGTGCGGCAGCTGCGCGGGCTGCCCCTGCTCGTGGCGTTATTAGATCACCCTCGGGCTGAGGTGCGCCGCCGGGCCTGTGGGGCGCTGCGCAACCTCTCCTACGGCCGCGATGCCGACAACAAGGCTGCCATCCGAGACTGTGGGGGTGTGCCAGCCCTGGTGCGCCTGCTGCGGGCTGCCCGGGACAATGAGGTCCGTGAGCTGGTCACTG GCACACTCTGGAACCTGTCATCCTACGAGCCCCTGAAGATGGTCATCATTGACCACGGCTTACAGACCCTGACCCATGAAGTCATCGTGCCCCACTCAGGCTGGGAGCGAGAGCCTAATGAAGACTCGAAGCCCCGGGATGCCGAGTGGACAACAGTCTTCAAGAACACATCAGGCTGCCTGAG GAATGTGAGCTCAGATGGTGCCGAGGCCCGGAGGCGACTCCGTGAGTGCGAAGGGTTGGTGGATGCGCTCCTACACGCCCTGCAGTCAGCTGTGGGAAGGAAGGACACAGACAATAAG TCAGTAGAGAACTGCGTGTGCATCATGCGGAACCTGTCCTACCACGTGCACAAGGAGGTGCCAGGGGCTGACAGGTACCAGGAGGCCGAGCCTGGGATCCCGGGCAGTGCTACAGCCTCCCAGCGTCGGAGGAAGGATGACGCCAGCTGCTTTGGTGGCAAGAAAGCCAAAG AGGAGTGGTTCCATCAAG ggaagaaggatggagagatggaccgAAACTTTGACACACTGGACCTTCCTAAACGAACTGAGGCTGCCAAAG GCTTTGAGCTGCTGTACCAGCCCGAGGTGGTACGTCTCTACCTCTCGCTCCTTACGGAGAGCCGGAACTTCAACACCCTGGAAGCTGCAGCTGGTGCCCTCCAAAACCTCAGCGCTGGCAACTGGACG TGGGCCACGTACATCCGTGCCACGGTGCGCAAGGAGCGTGGGCTGCCGGTGCTGGTGGAACTGCTTCAGTCTGAGACGGACAAGGTGGTTCGTGCTGTTGCCATCGCGCTGCGCAACCTTTCACTAGACCAGCGTAACAAAGACCTCATTG GGAGCTATGCCATGACGGAGCTGGTTCGGAATGTCCGCAATGCACAGGCTCCTGCCCACCCTAGTGCCCTCCTGGAGGAGGATACGGTGGTAGCTGTGCTCAACACCATCCATGAGATTGTGTCTGACAGTTTGGACAATGCTCGCTCCCTCCTGCAGGCCCGCGGTGTGCCTGCGCTGGTGGCACTGGTGGCCTCCAG CCAGTCGGTGCGGGAGGCCAAGGCAGCGTCGCACGTGCTGCAGACCGTGTGGAGCTACAAGGAGCTGCGTGGAGCCCTGCAGAGGGACGGCTGGACCAAGGCGCGGTTCCAG TCTGCTAACACTGCCAAAGGACCCAAAGGAACACCAAGTTCTGGGGGCTTTGATGACAGCACACTGCCACTGGTAGACAAGAACCTTG ATGGGGAGAAGCCGGCCACCCGAGATGTGATCCCCATGGATACACTTGGGCCTG ATGGGTATGCCACAGTTGACCGGAGGGAACGGAGGACACTGGGCAGTGACTCCACAGGGGAGGCCTCTGAGAAGGAGCTGTTGAAA CCCGACCCTGGCAGGAAGGCCCCTCCGCCTGGGCCCAGCAGGCCCTCGGTCAGGCTTGTGGACGCCGTGGGGGACACTAAACCTCAGCCAGTTGACTCCTGGGTCTAG